The following coding sequences are from one Niveibacterium umoris window:
- a CDS encoding glycosyltransferase: MTRRRILMVAYHFPPHAGSSGIQRTLRFARTLPRYGWDPVILSVAPFAYEQTSDALLADLPADVPIYRPWALDAKRHLSLFGRYPGLFARPDRWRSWWLPGVAAGLAATWRHRPEVIWSTFPIATAHRIGATLAGLTDLPWVADLRDPMAHDGYPQDAKLWTAYQKVERRVFATARAVVTVTPGCAAYYANRYPDAAGRIHVIRNAHAPTDPGPPVARTDNDGGSDGRITLLHSGIVYPWERDPTALLQAIARLLAHDPRLDERLRVIFRAPGDESWLRAKVAAAGVQTVVEVAPPLAYRAALEEMRRASALLLLQADNCNLQIPAKLYEYAYSGRPVLTLSDPAGETWREATRLQLGPCARLDEPVAIAALIKGVLDQALPAPPEVNGEDYENRSAALASLLDRLAAPSRQ; the protein is encoded by the coding sequence ATGACACGCCGTCGGATCCTGATGGTTGCGTACCATTTCCCGCCCCACGCGGGCAGCAGCGGGATACAGCGCACGCTCCGCTTCGCCCGGACCTTGCCTCGCTATGGCTGGGATCCCGTGATCCTGAGCGTCGCCCCGTTTGCCTATGAGCAGACGAGCGACGCGCTGCTGGCCGACCTGCCCGCCGACGTACCGATCTACCGCCCCTGGGCGCTGGACGCCAAACGACATCTATCCTTGTTCGGACGCTATCCGGGCCTGTTCGCCCGGCCCGACCGATGGCGCTCATGGTGGCTCCCCGGTGTAGCGGCAGGCCTTGCCGCAACCTGGCGTCACCGCCCCGAAGTGATCTGGAGCACCTTCCCGATAGCGACCGCACACCGTATCGGCGCGACGCTGGCCGGGCTCACCGACCTGCCATGGGTGGCCGATCTGCGCGACCCGATGGCCCACGATGGCTACCCACAAGACGCGAAACTTTGGACTGCCTATCAAAAGGTCGAACGACGCGTATTTGCGACCGCCCGCGCAGTGGTTACCGTAACGCCCGGGTGTGCCGCCTACTACGCCAACCGCTATCCGGATGCGGCGGGGCGAATCCATGTCATCCGCAACGCCCATGCGCCAACGGATCCGGGACCGCCCGTCGCACGGACCGACAATGACGGCGGCAGCGACGGCCGCATCACGCTGCTGCATAGCGGCATCGTCTATCCTTGGGAACGTGATCCGACTGCGTTACTGCAGGCCATCGCCCGCCTCTTGGCGCACGACCCCCGCCTCGATGAACGTCTGCGCGTCATATTCCGGGCCCCGGGTGATGAGTCGTGGCTGCGCGCAAAGGTCGCGGCTGCGGGCGTGCAAACCGTCGTCGAGGTTGCACCGCCACTGGCGTATCGGGCGGCCCTTGAGGAAATGCGCCGCGCCAGCGCGCTGCTGCTGCTGCAGGCCGACAACTGCAACCTCCAGATTCCCGCAAAACTCTATGAATACGCCTACAGCGGCCGTCCGGTGCTGACTTTGTCGGACCCGGCAGGAGAAACCTGGCGCGAAGCGACGCGTCTCCAACTGGGTCCATGTGCTCGCCTTGACGAGCCGGTCGCGATCGCTGCGCTGATCAAGGGCGTACTCGACCAAGCCTTGCCAGCCCCACCCGAGGTCAACGGGGAAGACTACGAAAACCGCAGCGCTGCACTGGCAAGCTTGCTCGACCGACTCGCCGCTCCGTCACGGCAATAG
- a CDS encoding 3-deoxy-D-manno-octulosonic acid transferase — protein MKPSFGTWLRYQTFRLIDRAARRGRSPQTTLALPDTAVRRSLWLFVSTIGELNAIAPLLDALAPQTTPLHWVLLTDRRIYAEAYRARYPDADIVEIGDHPAEASRLSRLRPPALALVAEIPLLPSDAPCRLPFAWLYEAARHGAPVASVNGWLYGYATSCRIDTIERGLLLRDWLAIQSVLCVQSEAVRNSLLEAGAPPDKLVITGNIKFDALDRASWTPAGTRSPTLIGALIATHRHVVVAGCVTDEDEQTLVLDAFVNLKSKRPHCLMVLAPRHPEQPEVMANLARALAARGLLAVRRSEHGDQPVPGTIDVLTLDTMGELKDFYACADVAHVGRDHNVLEPLAFGTAVTARPGWNATYPSYPVFRLLFEEHELSVNEDPLLLADSWQAALDVAHDSAGRAARITRLAERFGGATARSLAALAPFVAIAMGARKDRP, from the coding sequence ATGAAACCGAGTTTCGGAACTTGGCTGCGCTACCAGACGTTCCGCCTGATCGACCGCGCCGCTCGGCGGGGTCGATCGCCGCAAACGACGCTTGCGCTCCCTGACACCGCGGTTCGTCGCAGTCTTTGGCTGTTTGTATCGACCATTGGGGAGCTCAATGCCATCGCCCCCCTGCTTGATGCGCTCGCCCCTCAAACAACGCCACTGCATTGGGTCTTGCTGACCGACCGGCGCATCTATGCCGAAGCTTATCGCGCACGCTACCCCGACGCGGACATCGTCGAAATTGGCGACCACCCAGCGGAGGCAAGTCGGCTGTCGCGCTTGCGGCCACCGGCACTCGCATTGGTCGCCGAGATCCCGTTGTTGCCGAGCGACGCACCGTGTCGCCTGCCCTTTGCTTGGCTTTATGAAGCCGCACGGCATGGAGCCCCGGTCGCATCCGTCAATGGGTGGCTCTATGGCTATGCAACCTCGTGCCGGATCGACACGATCGAGCGAGGGCTGCTGTTGCGAGACTGGCTGGCGATCCAATCGGTACTCTGCGTGCAATCGGAGGCGGTGCGAAATAGTCTGCTTGAAGCGGGTGCCCCGCCGGATAAGTTGGTCATTACCGGCAACATCAAATTCGATGCGCTCGACCGTGCAAGCTGGACCCCGGCAGGCACACGAAGCCCCACCCTGATCGGCGCCCTGATTGCGACCCATCGCCATGTGGTGGTCGCTGGATGCGTCACCGATGAAGATGAACAGACGCTGGTACTCGACGCCTTCGTCAACCTGAAGTCAAAGCGCCCTCACTGCCTGATGGTGCTCGCCCCGCGTCACCCAGAGCAACCCGAAGTCATGGCAAACCTCGCGCGGGCCCTTGCAGCGCGTGGGCTCCTCGCGGTTCGGCGAAGCGAACATGGAGACCAGCCTGTGCCAGGCACCATCGACGTGCTGACCTTGGACACCATGGGCGAACTCAAGGATTTCTATGCCTGTGCGGATGTCGCACACGTCGGGCGCGACCACAACGTGCTCGAACCGCTTGCGTTCGGCACCGCGGTGACGGCGCGTCCAGGCTGGAACGCCACTTACCCGAGCTACCCCGTGTTTCGCTTGCTCTTCGAGGAGCACGAGCTTTCGGTCAATGAGGACCCCCTTCTGTTGGCTGACAGCTGGCAGGCTGCACTCGATGTGGCGCACGACAGCGCGGGGCGTGCCGCGCGCATCACGCGACTCGCCGAGCGTTTTGGCGGCGCGACGGCCCGATCCTTGGCGGCGCTTGCGCCCTTCGTCGCAATCGCGATGGGCGCACGAAAGGATCGCCCTTGA
- a CDS encoding DegT/DnrJ/EryC1/StrS family aminotransferase, whose product MRIPAPAIPIPRLPVLSWRYFFDRRACPLPAVTDAGRVIPTTSGRAAIAIALKTLGCGYGDRVLVPTYHCPTMVAPIVALGGEPVFYPIDESGSPQLEVLETLLRAGARALIVPHYFGLPRPMRAVRTLCDTYHTALIEDCAHAFFGRVEGRGIGGWGDFAIASLTKFFPVTEGGCLIQRQTGLNTASLGRRGHTVSLKVIADAIELGVMHQRLGGLNQLLGAAYRAKYRRRGSPSQAYLARTESPTLETAVRRAKADFADESLPFRRIAAAAWHLVRMGGAGRIVAKRQANFNWLAARLSTLSGARPLVRQAGDESAPYVFPLWVDEPERVYQSVRTSGVPVFRWDDRWPGTPRWPGDAGEAWSHHVFQIGCHQDLRPQDLEWIAGTLEQIIDGRPA is encoded by the coding sequence TCGACGCGCCTGTCCGCTTCCTGCCGTGACCGATGCGGGCCGGGTGATACCAACCACCAGCGGACGCGCAGCAATTGCAATCGCGCTAAAGACGCTCGGATGCGGCTATGGTGACCGCGTGCTGGTGCCCACTTATCACTGCCCGACCATGGTGGCCCCCATCGTCGCGCTTGGTGGCGAGCCCGTCTTCTACCCCATCGACGAGAGCGGCAGCCCACAGCTGGAAGTGCTTGAAACTCTGCTGCGCGCGGGGGCTCGGGCGCTTATCGTGCCGCACTACTTCGGACTTCCGCGGCCGATGCGCGCGGTGCGCACGTTGTGCGACACCTACCACACGGCACTGATCGAAGACTGCGCCCACGCTTTCTTCGGTCGCGTCGAGGGTCGCGGCATCGGCGGCTGGGGCGATTTCGCGATAGCGAGCCTGACAAAGTTCTTTCCGGTTACAGAGGGGGGGTGCCTGATCCAGCGGCAGACCGGGCTGAACACCGCATCGCTCGGGCGGCGCGGACATACGGTGAGTCTCAAGGTGATCGCCGACGCGATTGAATTGGGCGTCATGCACCAGCGGCTGGGCGGGCTCAACCAACTGCTCGGCGCAGCCTATCGTGCGAAATATCGCCGCCGGGGAAGTCCGTCCCAAGCGTATCTGGCGCGCACAGAGTCCCCGACGCTTGAGACTGCGGTCCGAAGAGCCAAGGCCGACTTCGCCGATGAGTCCCTGCCTTTTCGCCGCATTGCAGCAGCGGCGTGGCATCTGGTCCGCATGGGCGGCGCCGGGCGCATCGTCGCGAAGCGACAAGCCAATTTCAACTGGCTGGCCGCGCGTCTCTCGACCCTCTCTGGCGCACGCCCGCTGGTCAGGCAAGCCGGCGACGAGTCAGCGCCCTATGTTTTCCCACTTTGGGTCGATGAACCGGAACGGGTGTATCAATCAGTCAGAACCAGCGGTGTGCCGGTGTTCCGCTGGGACGACCGCTGGCCGGGCACCCCGCGCTGGCCGGGGGACGCCGGTGAAGCATGGTCGCACCATGTGTTCCAGATCGGTTGCCACCAGGATCTTCGGCCGCAGGACCTCGAGTGGATCGCCGGCACACTGGAACAGATCATCGACGGCCGGCCGGCATGA
- a CDS encoding GNAT family N-acetyltransferase, with product MSITWDIYPASELESAASEWNALCTATAAMPFLETLYLLPLLHYFGDGRERLCLGRRDGELVAGALVTPAALGRWQTFQPSQLPLGAWIQKSDEILEELLATLTRQLPGFAISVGATQIDPRFTRRPANGRQLASIDYIETAWIDVEGSFDDFWAQRGKNLRTNVRKQRAKLEDEGIQLSLDILTDAASVEAAVREFGSLEASGWKAGAGTAVQLGTPQGDFYRDMLTAFCARQRGEIWRYRFGESVVAMDFSILSGDTIVVLKTAFDATHKTVSPATLLHHDAFRALFERGTIRRIEFYGRVMEWHTRWTTQQRTLFHTTFFRWPLLLALRERVNARRTDGAAATEPTST from the coding sequence ATGAGCATAACCTGGGACATCTATCCGGCTTCGGAGCTTGAATCAGCGGCCTCCGAATGGAATGCCCTCTGCACCGCCACCGCTGCGATGCCCTTTCTCGAGACTTTGTATCTTCTCCCGCTGCTTCACTATTTCGGTGACGGTCGCGAACGCCTGTGCCTCGGACGCCGGGACGGCGAGTTGGTCGCAGGCGCGCTGGTCACACCTGCCGCGCTGGGTCGATGGCAAACCTTTCAACCGTCGCAGCTACCGCTCGGCGCCTGGATCCAGAAATCTGACGAAATCCTGGAGGAGTTGCTGGCGACGCTCACGCGCCAGCTGCCGGGATTTGCGATCAGTGTCGGCGCCACTCAAATTGACCCCCGCTTCACCCGCCGCCCGGCCAACGGCCGGCAGCTCGCGTCGATTGACTACATCGAGACCGCCTGGATCGATGTCGAAGGCAGCTTTGACGACTTTTGGGCCCAACGCGGCAAGAATCTGCGCACCAACGTGCGCAAACAGCGCGCGAAACTCGAGGACGAGGGGATCCAACTCAGCCTCGACATCCTCACCGACGCCGCATCCGTTGAAGCAGCCGTTCGCGAATTCGGCAGCCTCGAAGCCAGCGGGTGGAAGGCCGGCGCGGGCACCGCGGTTCAGCTAGGCACCCCGCAGGGCGACTTCTATCGGGACATGCTCACCGCATTTTGTGCGCGCCAACGCGGCGAAATCTGGCGATACCGCTTCGGCGAATCGGTGGTTGCCATGGATTTTTCCATCCTGTCAGGCGATACGATCGTCGTGCTCAAGACGGCGTTCGATGCAACGCACAAGACCGTGTCGCCGGCGACATTGCTGCACCATGACGCATTTCGCGCGCTGTTCGAGCGAGGAACGATCCGCCGAATCGAATTCTATGGCCGCGTGATGGAATGGCACACTCGCTGGACGACCCAGCAGCGCACGCTGTTTCATACCACTTTCTTCCGTTGGCCCCTGCTGCTTGCACTGCGTGAACGCGTTAACGCGCGGCGGACGGACGGTGCGGCCGCGACTGAGCCAACGTCCACATGA